In Amycolatopsis sp. FBCC-B4732, the genomic stretch AACCGCCGCGGGTCGCGGTTCGCCGCGAGCAGCCCGGCGATCACCGGCGAGCCGGCGGGCAGCCGGGTGCCGGCGAAGTCGACGTCTTCGGTGGTCACCCGGAACAGGGCGGTGGTAAGCGCGCCTTCGTAGCGCAGCAGTTCTTCCACCGCGGCCGTGGTGTCCGCGCCGCCGGTCAGCGCGGCCCGCTGGTCCGGGTGGTCCAGCAGGGCGAGCACGGCGTTGCCGAGGAACGCGCGGACGGTGTCGCTGCCCGCCATGATCATCGCCGCCACCATCGCGACCAGCTCGCGCTCGTCGAGGCGGTCGCCGTCTTCGGACGCCTCGACCAGCGCGGACGTCAGGTCGTCGGCCGGCGTGCGGCGCTTCTCGGCGACGAGTTCCTCGGCGTACTCGCAGATCCGCGCGAACCCGGCGGGCACCCGGTCCATCAGCGCCGGGTCCGACGGGAACGCCTGGGTCAGCGCGTCCACCAGGTCGCGGTGGCGCTCGATCCGCAGGCCGAGGATGGCGCCGAGCATCTCCGAGGAGACGACGCCGGCGAAGTCGTCCATGACGTCGAACGTGCCGAGCGCGGCGCAGCGGTCCAAGGTCCGGTCCACCAGCCCGGTGAGCTCGTCCCGCCATCGCTCGACGCGGCGGGTGGTGAACGCGCTCATCGCGAGCCGGCGCAGCCGCGTG encodes the following:
- a CDS encoding cytochrome P450, with the translated sequence MTTPAEAPPAGLFTAGYYQDPYPTLARLREHDPVHEFRFPVGDVRMWLVTRYDDVRALLADPRFSSEGGTWGNSEFREAGLVSGAGSVLERAVTVVDPPAHTRLRRLAMSAFTTRRVERWRDELTGLVDRTLDRCAALGTFDVMDDFAGVVSSEMLGAILGLRIERHRDLVDALTQAFPSDPALMDRVPAGFARICEYAEELVAEKRRTPADDLTSALVEASEDGDRLDERELVAMVAAMIMAGSDTVRAFLGNAVLALLDHPDQRAALTGGADTTAAVEELLRYEGALTTALFRVTTEDVDFAGTRLPAGSPVIAGLLAANRDPRRFPDPGRLDLARTGPRHVGFGHGLHNCLGAALARLEIGLSVTALFRRFPGLRLATGRADVRYIENWAMRRLTALPVDAAR